Sequence from the Alosa sapidissima isolate fAloSap1 chromosome 21, fAloSap1.pri, whole genome shotgun sequence genome:
agatgatcttatggaatgTGGGCTTCTGAAATCCTACATCTGGCATCTGGGGCAGTCTTGGGCAgcctttccttttctttcttaaGTTTTAGGTATACCATacagatttgaaaataactcaAATAACTGTCTTTAAACAGTccacatacatgcatatgtgagtgtgaattattattattattattattattattattattattattatggtaCACTGTACAAAGCTTTGTTAAACACCTTTCACCTCTGTGTTCCTGGAAAAATAGATATAACAAAGAGGAAAGAGCTAAAGAGGGAACCCATTTGAAGGACATATCTAGAGATAATGTTCCAAAATAGTTTAGTAGCAAATAGAGTCACCAACTCAAAgaaattcaaaacaaaacaggaaaaacaTTCATACTTCCTTCTGAGAATCATATCAAAGCATTCTTCCTGCTAGTTAAATGACCCTGACATTGTCTTGGTCAGGTCACCGTCTCAATACTGATGGTCTGTATAAATATGATTAAGTCAGCTGCTGCCCAGTGTCACTCTGTCACAGCCATGGCTCTGTCCACTCTTCACCTCACTGCGCTTTGCTTTGCGCTTCTGCTCTGTCTGATTGGTGGAGCACAGACTGAGGTTCCGCCCAGTTGCTTGGCCTCGGCTGGTGTCCCTGGCAACCCTGGACACAATGGGCTCCCAGGCAGAGATGGCAGGGATGGAAAAGATGGGAGAGAAGGAGTTTCAGGACCCAAGGGGGACAGAGGAGACCCaggtttgtgagtgagtgagtgagtgagtgtgtgtgtgtgtgtgtgtgtctgcatttgtgTTACAGAAGGGGGTCAGGCGAAAATCCTTTAATGAACAATGCTGTAACTGTTGTCTGTTTAACCTGGAACGTGCCTGAGACTGTTTTTACTACATTAAAGACTAAAGAGCTTTCTAAAATGACGCACAGGTGACCTGCCTGAATGTAATGTGTGAGTGATGTGTTTCATGTTTCTATCTGCAGGTGTGCCAGTCCCAGGACTGCCGGGTAAGATGGGTCCTGCTGGGCCAAAAGGTTCTAAAGGAGAGAATGGGGTGATGGAAATACCAGGTAAGGGGAGTCACATTAATGTGTCcttctacatgtgtgtgttgtgtgtctcagTACATATTTGCATGCAGTTTGCAAGTACAGTATCTGAGTGGCACTTGATCAATTGTCTGCGCCAGAGTCTGCTGATGTTTTGATGAAGTCCTTAAAGACAGATATTCAGACTATGGGATCCAGATTGTCTACTGTAGAAAAAGGTAGGAGGAAGTCAGATTGTTTCCTAAATATGCTATACCTCTCACTTTTCTGGGACGCTAAGTATACCTTCTTGTTCACAGCCATGGGCTTCCGCATCATCAGGAGAGTAGGAATGAAATATTATGTGACTGAGGGGTTGCAAGACGATTTTGATGCTGGTCTGAGATTCTGCAGAGATGCTGGAGGTGATCTTGTGTTGCCCAAAAATGAAGAGGAGAACAACGTTCTTGTGAAGATGCTACAAGTGTTAGAGGCGCCAATAGGGTGGATAAGGACAACAGACAGGAAGACTGAAGGGATCTTCCTGGACACAGATAACAGCACCCTGAGCTTCACTAAATGGAAACCAGGAGAGCCCAATGATCATAACAATAATGAGGACTGTAGTATGGTCTATACAGCCACAGGCCTCTGGAATGATATTCTCTGTGATAGAAAATACCACATAGTATGTGAAATAAGCTAAAGAACAACAATGCACTGCTGATTTAGCTTGATTGCTGTGTTAGCCAAAGAGTTAACGACTATCCTGTTTGTCTCAGTAGCGGAGGGGATTTTCTAAGTTATGCATCCTATTAATGTTATAATGCTATTCCACCTTTTGAGTGACTTTGTTAATTTCAGTGTCTGACCCACTAAGATGTCAAGAAATTATCCGATTTATGTTAAAATTAAAATTATATTTACACAGGCTCACTTATTTAATCAAAATTCATGTTAgaggacaaacaaaaaatattaatttaatagaGCAATATTTCTAACTTTGTTGTCATATTTATATCTATCCTTATATGGTGACATACAATTTTTTGGTGTCAAGAATAGAGGTAAACAGTGTATTGATCATTGTGTAAATCCTAATTATTCACTTCAACATTGCACAGCTGCTAATGGGATCACACAGATGCAGTAGCAGTGGgaaaatctgtttctttttttgctaGATTATTAATTGCAAGTAGGTTTGTATTATGATCCCAGTGTTTAAgccctgtgtatgtgtattgatcatttaatgaaaataaaaaccaAAAAGTTCAGAGACTGGATTGACACTTTTATTGCCTATTGGCGAGATGAAGACATGACTAGACAATATCTGACAAAGAAGAGACCAAGGCCTTGGATGTTCATGTGAAGACTTGTGTTCAGATTTAGACTGGTCTCATGAATACCTCTATCTGAAATAAAGGATAAAATAGTGCTCTGTTAATTctgtttgttattattatcaAATGAATGATAAGTGAATTAGCTAAGCCATCTGTATATTTAGGTTTTGAATGCATTAAAGTTATTACAAAATGTATGATTTTTGGTGCATCTGATGAAAATCAGCTCCAAATGAAATAGCTAACTAACCACTGGAATCAGAAGAGGTCAATTTAAAGCCATGAAACCATGTTCATGGACAGAAAATTAAGTGCGGTATAAATTATAGTGGCCTGGTGGCTGAAAGTCGTTTGGATTCCCTCTTTGTCCATTTTGGTTTATTGGTTTGTGAATGGTTGgttctggtttgtttttgtgGGGATGTTCCTATTTTGAATGAACATAAATTGGAGCGAGCAGAATGGCACTTCACGTACGATCTATTTGTCTTGGAGACCCCTGCTTCGTCTGGCCTGGTGGCTGGGGGGTAAACAGTTGTCCCCTTGGTCACACTTTTGTACAATCGGCACAAACACTTGCTGCACACATCTAGGTTGGGGATTTCAGTCTGGGCAACTATGAACTGGCCACCCCAGACTTTGTTGTGAACTCACTGCCAGACTCAGAGGTCCTAACTGCTAAAAGTATGCCTGGACTGAGGATTAGTGACAGCCTTTCCTTTTGAAGAGGGATcaggtttgttttgttgttattatttcaCCCACATGCACTGTAAGTGcgtgagagcatgagagagtgtgtgtgtgtcaggtcagTGTAGTGCACTTATGTTCCATAATTTCAGTCAATTGTCATGAGTTCCTGGAAAATCAGATgggagcaaagcaaagcaaaatctATATTAGGAGAACAATTAAAGgccataggcctactgaatTTAAAAAGTTGATGTGTTAGCAAGTTTTTCTTTCTCATGAAGCCCAAACCGTCTGTTATGCAAGCCCAGATTTAATGTACTTTTCCATTTCCTTACAGGAGGTTGGTTCCATTTCCTTCCAGAAAATCAGTTCTGTTTTTTATTGTTTGATTGTGTTTGTGATTCCATCCTGAAATGATTGATGTTTTGAGGATCTGTATAAATGCTTGACTGGTTCAGGTGCTGCTCAGTGTCACGCTGTCTTTTCCAGGGAGAACACCGCCATGGCTCTGTCCACTCTTCCCCTCACTGCGCTTTGCTTTGCGCTTCTGCTCTGTCTGATTGGTGGAGCACAGACTGAGGTTCCGCCCAGTTGCTTGGCCTCGGCTGGTGTCCCTGGCAACCCTGGACACAATGGGCTCCCAGGCAGAGATGGCAGGGATGGAAAAGATGGGAGAGAAGGAGTTTCAGGACCCAAGGGGGACAGAGGAGACCCAGGTTTGTCTCAGCGTgtctgtttgtgggtgtgttagTGAATCACCAGGTAGTTAAGTATGTGAATGTTTGTAGTGTAGTGCAGGATCATTTGATCCTCATTTGTCTGTTTAACCTAAAGAGTCTGAGACTATTTCTTAAAGACTAATTAGCCTTCTGATGCACAGGTGAGCTACCTGGAagtaatgtgtgagtgtgatgtgcTTCATGATTCTACCTGCAGGGCTGCCAGTCCCAGGACCTCCGGGTAAGATGGGTCCTGCTGGGCCAGCTGGTCCTATGGGGCAGAAGGGGGAAGTTGGGATGCCAGGTAAGAAGAGTCACATTGATGTGcacatttggggggggggggggctgaagcCACCCTAAGATGATAAAAAAAGCCCCCCTAAAAATATgtagtaactagatgtaccgcatagcggtacaaaatatgaccgccgctcagtcctgtacatccgttccgcgaaaataaatcacacttcaatttgtctccatattttactccatcccccactcttgaaacttttgtgtatgcttgtttggcatgcctgagtgtgtgtgtgcggctgcacagaaagtaccctactggtgctgaaaaggtgaatagattgtagaatagccaaagaagatgtagaattgttataaaacctttaaaatctctaaacaatcacaagtagggcagttcatcacagttcatccattgcaactggattgatgaaaggtcacttacacctgtaggctacattgtatttgggaaaagcaaaaggtatcagcataatgttatttatttaatttttttaaaaattttttatgtatttttaaacaaaaacatctctgtcagttccatgccgttttcaacagctatcaaaaacaaaggtcatttttggatggatggattttttgtgaatgtttcttcttcttacataagattttagtcatctttagttcatgtaatactttattgtcaatgcacaaattaagtaacagtagtctgaaacgttattgttaatgcacaaattaagtaacagtagcctagtctgaaacgaaatgctgttttacatctaaccagtggtgcaaataactgacatgtccaaatgggccttgatgaaatgcgtcgctagactgttcatacacattttaacgggccaaagttgaagagcttttgtccgttattgttagtgcaaatataggctgattcatgttcccttgcattgtttaactgaggtccatggctagtctggctttcaccagaccaagctcaatcttttaagaaatcaaaaaataaatagcgggcagatcaggctgggttcacccagcctagtccataggcacccgatattccgattgagatatacacgctctggctattctaaatgcaaaaatgcatcagggagttatgacaaaacggtaactaacaaactagatcctaatagaaagctgttagcttccctaagctacaggtaggattataaggtaggcctatttacaacataaattgtcaataggctatgctggcgacacaaataaaatctcctttggaaaccaatggcttacgccttacagtatcaagcggacttaaactgtcatatcttggcgaaaagttgtaataacattcacgcagctccatgagtcaaggaaagcgcgaatgaagtagccacttctagatgggacccactacacagtagcttaaggtgttttgctaaagcagccataatgaaatgaaggtgtcattgtttggatacttcacacacacgtgctttttaatttcacagactacaattaccaagctgtaatcaaagcacatcgattcccctctcacaccctgcacgcacttaaaacaaaataaacaggcgtctcagtctcacgcatgtataggcaaaactgtatcagaccggtgtaacgttggtaaatcttccattgcacagaatgattttgtagcacgtgcaataaatgacagtcgaaagatacaaacagtgctgctatacatttgcttggtataaccgcatttatagttttctacaaatgcaataaatcaaatgcctccatcactcaaccaacgctaacggtaacattacctaggtccttattgatattacaagattaacgtacctgcagtacaaaccaagcatgtccgataaacatcctcagatttatttcggcttcaagaataaatgggaattacacttcatgtgaacatcgtcctatccttattagatgttcgctgcggtaaattacagtccttgtatgaagcgtccattgttttttccaacccacttttaacttccaacaaaattacgtctcactgcaacgatgcgccatctagtggacaaacgactacttctcgccaatactgaaaatgcagccataatgatgatgatgatgatgatgatgaatatttattttggctttcttttaatcctactgattttcattttttaccggggggggggcaaatcacaaatgagtgattatgagccaggttgatgtgggcccttgagaccaacataccataaaagattcacagagaactgtgtctgccctaccctcctttcggggggtccagtccagcgggggggctgcagatgaaaacgaaaaatgacggttccatgctatccatgtgggggtacatgcccaccaagttttgtgtaccccggtctttcagtgtcccgggaatccttgttggtgtacgtcactaaatgtacacataaattattttattgtaaggccccccatgaacgaaagtacacaaaacttggcatgcattcagagggtgtcataatgatcctacacttttaatttcgtgcagttttgaccttgtcagccagagatattgagatgaaaacacctaattttttgctttttaatttttaactaggtggcgctatacatgaaataagtggtaatgggatgggttgacatgcccccttaagaccaacatacataaaaaaggtggacctcctaggccctacggttctcgagatattcacagaaaactgtctccggccacctacaggccagttggtgtatagtaacataaattaatttattgtgtggccccccatgaacggaattccacgaaacttggcgtgcatacagagggtgtcataatgatcctacacttccaatttcgtgcagttttgactatgttaggtcacagataccttcaattacacaacctcatttttacttttttgtgtttaactaggtggcgctatacatgaaatgagtggttatggaatgggttgacatggccccttgagatcaacatacaaaaaaaaaatggtcctcctaaaccctacggttttcgagatattcacagaaaactgtgtctgccctaccctcctttcggggggtccaattcagcgggggggctacagatcaaaacgaaaaacgatggttccatgctatccatgtggggttacatgtccaccaagtttcgtgtaccccggtctttcagtgtctcggaaatcattgacggaaatttgggcatgcgaaaaagaaaaaaacaaaaaaaaacaaaaaaaaaacaaaacaaaaaaaatctgactaaacctatatgaccgccgcttcgctgcgcggcggtcataataatatgtGTCCAAATTCACATCCATTATTCCCTGTTGAATTGCTCACGGAGTAGCCTACTTATCTCACATAAATCACagatgtcacatgaaagagcggaaccagagcttgtgtgtgtgcgtgtgtgtgtgatgtgtctgtgtgtatttatatgtattTGCAAGTATCTGATTAATACTTGATCAACTGTCTGCATTTTTACATTAGGAGCTGCTGATGCTTTGCCAAAGTCCTTACGGACAGAATTTCAGACTATGAAATCCAGATTATCTCTTATAGAAAAAGGTAAATGTCAGACCTTTTCTAAATATCCACATATCTTATCTTCTTCTGTCTTTTCTGGGATGCTAAGTAGGCTATTCTTTGTTGTTCACAGCCATGGGCTTCCACATTATCAGGAGAGTTGGACCGAAGTATTACGTGACCGAGGGGTTGCAAGACGATTTTGATGCTGGTCTGAGATTCTGCAGAGATGCTGGAAGTGATCTTGTGTTGCCTAAAAATGAAGAGGAGAACAACGTTCTTGTGAAGATGCTAAAAGTGTTAGAGGCACCAATGGGGTGGATAAGAACAACAGACAGGAAGACTGAAGGGATCTTCCTGGACACAGATGACAGCACCCTGACCTACACAAAATGGAAACCAGGAGAGCCCAATGATCATGACAATAATGAGGACTGTAGTATGTTCTATACAGCCACAGGCCTctgggtccgtgtaacgctttgcagtgctatgttctatttgcagaattcacatgaaaaaatataaaaataggcttaaa
This genomic interval carries:
- the LOC121695735 gene encoding mannose-binding protein A-like — encoded protein: MVCINMIKSAAAQCHSVTAMALSTLHLTALCFALLLCLIGGAQTEVPPSCLASAGVPGNPGHNGLPGRDGRDGKDGREGVSGPKGDRGDPGVPVPGLPGKMGPAGPKGSKGENGVMEIPESADVLMKSLKTDIQTMGSRLSTVEKAMGFRIIRRVGMKYYVTEGLQDDFDAGLRFCRDAGGDLVLPKNEEENNVLVKMLQVLEAPIGWIRTTDRKTEGIFLDTDNSTLSFTKWKPGEPNDHNNNEDCSMVYTATGLWNDILCDRKYHIVCEIS
- the LOC121695737 gene encoding mannose-binding protein A-like; translation: MALSTLPLTALCFALLLCLIGGAQTEVPPSCLASAGVPGNPGHNGLPGRDGRDGKDGREGVSGPKGDRGDPGLPVPGPPGKMGPAGPAGPMGQKGEVGMPGAADALPKSLRTEFQTMKSRLSLIEKAMGFHIIRRVGPKYYVTEGLQDDFDAGLRFCRDAGSDLVLPKNEEENNVLVKMLKVLEAPMGWIRTTDRKTEGIFLDTDDSTLTYTKWKPGEPNDHDNNEDCSMFYTATGLWNDVPCDRKYHIVCEIS